One window of the Candidatus Kinetoplastibacterium desouzaii TCC079E genome contains the following:
- the eno gene encoding phosphopyruvate hydratase, with translation MSAIIDIIGREILDSRGNPTVECDVILESGSVGRASVPSGASKGTREAIELRDCDPNRYFGRGVLKAVENINNDIAEAIIGIDSYEQSFIDKTMIDLDGTDDKSRLGANSILAVSMAVAYASADESGLPLYRYLGGSASMSMPVPMMNVINGGAHANNNLDIQEFMILPIGANNFREALRWGAEVFHTLKTIISKNGMSIAVGDEGGFAPNVGSHEEAIKLILKAITEAGYDPGKQICLALDCASSEFYHDGKYTLSAENNTILNSKEFSDFLCNLCDKYPIISIEDGMSESDWDGWEILTNQLGDRIQLVGDDLFVTNTKILKEGIKRGIANSILIKVNQIGTLTEAFAAIEMAKRAGYTSVISHRSGETEDSTIADIAVATNSMQIKTGSLSRSDRIAKYNQLLRINEELSGIVSYPGMNAFYNIS, from the coding sequence ATGAGTGCAATTATTGATATTATTGGCAGAGAAATTCTAGATTCTCGTGGTAATCCTACGGTTGAATGTGATGTTATATTGGAAAGCGGTTCTGTAGGTAGGGCATCTGTTCCATCTGGAGCATCAAAGGGCACTAGAGAAGCTATAGAGCTTAGAGATTGTGATCCAAATAGGTATTTTGGTAGAGGTGTTTTAAAAGCAGTTGAAAATATAAATAATGATATTGCTGAAGCAATAATTGGTATAGATTCTTATGAACAATCTTTTATAGATAAAACTATGATTGATTTAGATGGAACAGATGATAAGAGTAGATTAGGGGCTAATTCTATTCTAGCTGTAAGTATGGCTGTTGCTTATGCATCAGCTGATGAGTCTGGGTTACCATTATATCGTTATTTAGGTGGTAGTGCTTCAATGAGCATGCCTGTTCCAATGATGAATGTTATTAATGGAGGGGCTCATGCAAATAATAATTTAGATATACAAGAATTTATGATTTTGCCAATTGGAGCTAATAATTTTCGTGAAGCTTTACGTTGGGGAGCAGAGGTATTTCACACTCTAAAAACCATTATTAGTAAAAATGGAATGTCTATAGCAGTGGGAGATGAAGGTGGTTTTGCGCCTAATGTAGGCAGTCATGAGGAAGCGATTAAATTAATTCTAAAAGCCATAACTGAAGCAGGATATGATCCAGGAAAGCAAATTTGTTTAGCTTTAGATTGTGCTAGTTCTGAATTTTATCATGATGGTAAATATACACTTTCTGCAGAAAATAATACTATTTTAAACTCTAAAGAGTTTTCTGATTTCTTGTGTAACTTATGTGATAAATATCCAATAATTTCTATTGAAGATGGTATGTCTGAAAGTGATTGGGATGGTTGGGAGATTTTAACTAATCAGTTAGGTGATCGTATACAATTAGTTGGTGATGATTTATTTGTTACTAACACTAAAATTTTAAAAGAAGGTATTAAAAGAGGTATAGCTAATTCTATTTTAATAAAAGTAAATCAAATAGGTACTCTCACAGAAGCTTTTGCTGCTATAGAAATGGCAAAGAGAGCTGGTTATACTTCTGTTATTTCACATCGTTCTGGAGAAACAGAAGATTCTACTATTGCTGATATTGCAGTTGCAACTAATTCTATGCAAATTAAAACAGGTTCTCTATCAAGATCAGATAGAATAGCTAAATATAATCAATTATTGAGAATTAACGAAGAGTTATCAGGTATTGTGTCTTATCCAGGAATGAATGCCTTCTACAATATTTCTTAG